From one Cardiocondyla obscurior isolate alpha-2009 linkage group LG06, Cobs3.1, whole genome shotgun sequence genomic stretch:
- the LOC139103755 gene encoding uncharacterized protein isoform X1 translates to MWNKWQLFHATDFQSLMFPCFTFFRILGIFPYKINVSIIEASRPRYILLIVVTCVNCFYVLIQIYIVNIARKDHRQRIPQKIQDNSYFILENIISIIWLIMTKPQMRLLQMVLDVSSKLSSKSYEKLSKLIHFKDIFGFFFLICQSLASLRRHLFMKEQNFLVPLILRILECYIRFQKFQINMLYINCVCIVKACFKRIDDNLINLRELLINDKSHPFGLIYCQERSTFLLNKLKILEKEYLMLSDTVQMLKLLFSPQFLAICAEVFIEITFELYINIVQWNNGISIDLTQQINNIFLTSYMLYHVIKLIVTVWACETGKNQAIKINTTIHDISNSTSNKQIRNEVSCKIKKKRKKNLI, encoded by the coding sequence ATGTGGAACAAATGGCAATTGTTCCATGCCACGGACTTTCAATCTTTGATGTTTCCCTGCTTTACTTTCTTCCGTATTCTTGGAATATTCCCATACAAGATAAACGTTTCAATCATTGAAGCATCTAGACCGCGTTACATCTTGTTAATTGTCGTAACGTGTGTCAATTGCTTTTATGTACTGATACAGATATATATTGTCAATATAGCGAGAAAAGATCACAGACAGAGGATACCACAGAAAATTCAagataattcttattttatacttGAAAACATCATATCAATCATTTGGTTAATTATGACTAAGCCACAAATGCGCTTATTACAAATGGTGTTGGACGTATCTTCGAAATTATCTTCAAAATCATACGAAAAACTGTCTAAACtaatacattttaaagatattttcggttttttctttttgatatGTCAATCTCTGGCGTCTTTACGAAGACATTTGTTCATGAAAGAACAAAACTTTCTTGTTCCTTTAATATTGCGCATATTGGAATGTTACATCCGCTTTCAAAAGTTTCAAATAAACATGTTATACATTAATTGCGTTTGTATAGTGAAAGCCTGTTTTAAGAGAATCGACGACAATCTGATAAATTTACGGGAGCTCCTGATAAACGATAAGTCACATCCTTTCGGATTGATTTATTGCCAAGAAAGGagcacatttttattaaacaaactTAAAATTCTGgagaaagaatatttgatgCTTAGCGACACAGTTCAGATGCTAAAGTTACTTTTCAGTCCACAGTTCCTTGCCATCTGTGCGGAAGTCTTCATTGAGATTACTTTCgagttatatataaatatagtaCAATGGAATAACGGGATATCTATCGATCTGACTCAGCAAATTAACAACATATTCCTAACATCGTACATGTTGTATCATGTCATAAAACTAATAGTAACAGTATGGGCTTGTGAAACCGGCAAGAATCAAGCTATAAAGATCAACACTACTATTCACGACATTTCTAACAGCACCAGTAACAAACAAATAAGAAATGAGGtaagttgtaaaattaaaaaaaaaagaaaaaaaaatttaatttaa
- the LOC139103765 gene encoding splicing regulator RBM11: MDGGACTIYCGNLSEKVTEDVLYELFLQAGPILRISIPKDRDGKQRSFGFITYKHMRSAEYAMKLFDGTMLYNRILNMNIRNPEPQQTEQPLNPVYNMNHMLELGQQMILGNYVPQPYPMFGVNVPYDDVPYSRQLDANLDNDDKNQRNHPYQKTRDRKDRDKNREKNRDRPREKEWGRNREQNHSNHHRDSKPYYNRHNSNYRTNVLRYDDNRKRWSY, encoded by the exons ATGGATGGAGGTGCGTGTACTATATATTGTGGTAATCTAAGTGAAAAGGTCACAGAAGATGTTCTCTATGAGCTCTTTTTACAA gCAGGTCCGATACTAAGAATTAGCATTCCTAAAGATCGTGATGGTAAACAGAGATCGTTCGGATTTATCACGTATAAACACATGCGTTCTGCGGAGTACGCCATGAAGCTGTTCGATGGTACAATGCTGTACAATCGTATTCTCAATATGAATATAAGAAATCCAGAACCACAACAAACGGAGCAACCATTGAATCCTGTTTACAATATGAATCATATGTTGGAGCTGGGTCAGCAAATGATTTTAGGAAATTATGTACCGCAACCTTACCCCATGTTCGGTGTAAATGTTCCGTATGATGACGTACCTTATTCGAGACAGTTGGATGCAAATCTTGACAATGATGATAAGAATCAGAGAAATCATCCTTATCAAAAGACCAGAGATAGAAAAgatagagataaaaatcgagagaaaaacAGAGATAGACCGAGGGAAAAAGAATGGGGAAGAAACAGAGAACAAAATCATAGTAATCATCACAGAGATTCAAAACCATATTATAATAGACATAATAGTAATTATCGTACCAATGTTTTGCGGTATGATGATAACAGAAAAAGATGGTCTTATTAA
- the LOC139103747 gene encoding glucose dehydrogenase [FAD, quinone], producing MLIVIKLLLFAFVSTLVTLFLFYIHFVFIFDTYFQWFLNDVQDLQEYDYIVVGAGSAGTIIATNLAENGHKILLLEAGGTAPFFLDIPLLGSLIQNTIYDWQYTTVSQDYACKGLINNQSRWPRGKILGGSSRLNYMAYVLGHQLDYETWFPDFDEFTKTDESISISKLKWNTDFADIFLEAIKESNHNISDLNLQLNTGFMKAQLTMENSKRWSSDKLLYKKFNNHLTVLTHAHATKILINLDKTEGIEFIRFGNKYTAIGKEGVILSAGAIESPKLLMLSGIGPKEHLKEFDINVISDLPVGQNLVDHILTGLDLIVLNSSIGLNLSDIFNPMSALSYFLFGKGPWTSSGIEVFGTLYSPLQTNKSVAPDLQLMILPFGASKDNGLISKKAMGISDEVYNKYFAPLLNQNTITIAPVLLHPKSKGELRLRSNDPFQKPLINPKYLSNADDINTLIEGLYFIKKLMNTTTLRKYGASLNKKSFPGCEDHVFDTKEYWKCYIQHLTLTSYHPAGTCRVGDVVDETFKVYNVKNLYIVDASIFPSLPSGNINAPVMAVAQKAVRFFKNKIAEKKRKLKQLKSSNVCYVFNICSNMENCDRFDIFNLVKKKIK from the exons atgcttatcgttataaaattattattgtttgcATTTGTCAGTACATTAGTgacgttatttcttttttatatccaTTTCGTATTCATATTCGATACATATTTTCAATGGTTCTTGAATGACGTTCAAGATCTCCAGGAATATGATTATATTGTTG TTGGTGCTGGTAGTGCTGGCACAATCATTGCAACAAATTTAGCAGAGAATGgacataaaatattgttgTTAGAAGCGGGTGGTACAGCACCATTTTTTCTCGATATACCACTCTTGGGATCACTGATTCAAAATACCATTTATGATTGGCAATACACTACTGTTTCCCAAGATTATGCATGCAAGggcttaattaataat caaAGCAGATGGCCTAGAGGTAAAATTCTTGGAGGCTCAAGCCGTCTGAATTATATGGCTTATGTATTAGGACATCAGCTAGATTATGAAACATGGTTTCCAGATTTTGATG AGTTCACAAAAACTGACGAGTCAATAAGTATCAGTAAATTGAAATGGAATACTGATTTTGCCGATATATTCTTGGAAGCAATTAAAGAATCCAACCATAATATAAGTGacttaaatttacaattaaatacgg GTTTTATGAAAGCTCAATTGACAATGGAGAATAGCAAAAGATGGAGTTCAGACAAGTTGctgtataaaaaattcaataatcaTCTGACTGTACTTACTCACGCTCACGCCACAAAA atattaatcaaCTTGGATAAAACTGAGGgaattgaatttattagaTTTGGTAATAAATACACGGCAATCGGAAAAGAAGGAGTTATTTTAAGCGCAGGTGCAATTGAGAGTCCAAAGTTATTAATGTTATCTGGAATTGGACCAAAGGAgcatttaaaagaatttgat ATTAATGTGATCAGTGATTTACCAGTTGGTCAAAACTTGGTGGATCATATATTAACCGGTCTTGATTTGATTGTGCTTAATTCGAGTATTGGATTGAATCTTTCCGATATCTTTAATCCTATGTCAGCTCttagttattttctttttggaaAAG gaCCATGGACATCGTCGGGAATAGAAGTATTTGGAACTCTTTATAGTCCTTTACAAACGAATAAATCCGTGGCACCAGATTTGCAATTGATGATACTACCTTTCGGAGCGTCAAAAGATAATGGTCTTATCTCGAAAAAAGCAATGGGAATTTCTGACGAG gtctataataaatatttcgctcCGTTGTTAAACCAAAATACAATAACGATTGCACCTGTTTTATTACATCCTAAAAGTAAAGGAGAATTACGATTGCGAAGCAATGATCCTTTTCAAAAACCGTTAATTAATccgaaatatttatcaaatgcCGATGATATCAACACTCTTATAGAAG gtttgtattttataaagaaactCATGAACACGACTACTTTGAGAAAGTATGGTGCATCTCTTAATAAAAAGTCTTTCCCTGGTTGCGAGGACCATGTATTTGATACCAAAGAATACTGGAAATGTTATATACAGCATTTAACGCTAACGTCCTATCATCCAGCTGGTACATGTCGCGTTGGCGATGTTGTTGACGAGACATTTAa agtttataatgtaaaaaatttgtatattgtGGATGCATCGATTTTCCCATCGCTACCAAGTGGAAATATTAACGCACCTGTAATGGCAGTAGCGCAAAAAGCTgttcgattttttaaaaataaaatcgcagaaaagaaaagaaaattaaaacagcTCAAGTCATCTAACGTTTGttacgtatttaatatttgtagtaATATGGAAAATTGTGATAgatttgatatatttaatctagtaaaaaaaaaaataaaataa